A genomic window from Prunus persica cultivar Lovell chromosome G2, Prunus_persica_NCBIv2, whole genome shotgun sequence includes:
- the LOC109947511 gene encoding uncharacterized protein LOC109947511, whose amino-acid sequence MAKKRSRNKSSTRANPSSAQQGTLSSAQRDPHTGVSAACAKPVALQADPSPLSAQTAASSMERTWVSFFKPIQQGPSSSAQRDPHSGVSAACAKPVALQADPGPFSAQEGSSSSAQTAAAYEASLSVANTTAAPAPAQRLYARCLLKEFSKNRHQWDEEQSKRGFQNILRSLAGKVAHLGSKGIAHGRLTGENILVIGNKAENLEVEILDTPKKYNRALPSYREQFRTLASKMVDAWEATCPLASKHFLKMLEHCIPWFYFKQLQWHPLLLSSNEVAMFIFHLYTHLDVEKKGWKKDYKRLIAREKVDFGEIISGTFRGAFSFAKVYSYPRVVYDPNAQGALMFFRHALVHVNDYIYKALEKENVKPEEIAADALLTQEEIVNTLVHFFPKVPLELFNYMLYKGIDINAVI is encoded by the exons ATGGCCAAGAAGAGGTCGAGAAACAAATCATCGACACGTGCCAATCCTTCATCAGCACAACAAGGCACATTATCATCGGCACAACGAGATCCACATACTGGTGTATCAGCAGCATGTGCCAAGCCAGTAGCTCTGCAAGCTGATCCTAGTCCCTTATCGGCACAGACAGCTGCTAGTTCAATGGAACGTACATGGGTAAGTTTTTTCAAACCCATACAGCAAGGCCCATCATCATCGGCACAACGAGATCCACATAGTGGTGTATCAGCAGCATGTGCCAAGCCAGTAGCTCTGCAAGCTGATCCTGGTCCTTTCTCAGCACAAGAAGGGTCATCCTCATCGGCACAGACAGCTGCTGCTTATGAGGCAAGTCTATCAGTGGCCAACACAACTGCTGCTCCAGCACCTGCACAACGATTGTATGCTCGATGTCTCTTAAAAGAGTTCTCGAAGAACCGTCATCAATGGGATGAGGAGCAGTCCAAGCGTGGGTTTCAAAACATACTTCG AAGTCTCGCAGGGAAAGTTGCTCATTTGGGGTCTAAAGGCATAGCACATGGGCGCTTGACTGGTGAAAATATCTTAGTTATTGGCAATAAGGCTGAGAATCTGGAGGTTGAGATTTTGGATACCCCTAAAAAATACAACCGGGCCTTGCCAAGCTATCGTGAACAATTTCGAACATTGGCATCAAAAATGGTTGATGCATGGGAAGCTACTTGTCCCTTGGCGTCAAAGCATTTTCTCAAAATGCTAGAACATTGCATACCTTG GTTCTATTTTAAGCAACTACAATGGCATCCCCTACTATTATCGTCTAATGAAGTAGCCATGTTTATATTCCATCTCTATACACATCTTGACGTTGAGAAGAAAGGTTGGAAAAAGGATTACAAAAGGCTTATAGCGAGAGAAAAGGTTGACTTTGGTGAAATCATTTCTGGAACTTTTCGTGGTGCCTTTTCTTTCGCTAAGGTTTACAGTTATCCACGAGTTGTATACGACCCAAATGCGCAAGGGGCACTCATGTTTTTCAGACATGCACTCGTTCATGTTAATGACTATATCTACAAGGCCCTCGAGAAGGAAAATGTG AAACCAGAGGAAATAGCAGCAGATGCACTTCTG acACAAGAGGAAATAGTGAATACACTCGTTCACTTCTTCCCAAAAGTGCCCCTAGAGTTATTCAATTACATGCTTTATAAGGGCATTGACATAAATGCTGTAATTTGA